In Vicia villosa cultivar HV-30 ecotype Madison, WI linkage group LG7, Vvil1.0, whole genome shotgun sequence, the DNA window tgtttagtgacaatttgcaaacaaaaccccaatattagtttttgtttaattgaaccactattgaaactcgatattaacgtgcagtccttgagatcgacattcggggaatttccctattattactacagaggcaaaatagtacacttgctattttaccgatcaagctCACATTCACCCAAcgtgaaatttataaataaattatttttgaaatgcatttttttttgtttatcaccgccggtttagtccggttcggagaTCAGTTCTGACATCAATTGGTTTCAgacccctcccgatcgcagttgtggGGGATGGAactgtggttctccctaccaaatcTAGCAccaatcaccactagaccaactaatgattgatttttttaaatgcaCTTTTGCTCTCCTAGTTTGTTGATTTTTGACTGTcagtcttttattttaaaaatcaattttttggtGCCTCAACTTTACATCCCTTAAAATTTAGTTGGTCCCCTCCAATTTTGCACATCTAGCTTCCTCATTAATGGCGTGGCATTGCTATAGTAAAATCAGGTccgattttatttcatttctaataaaaattatttgttttcaCAATTATTATAACATTTAGGTTTATAATTGAATGTCAAAAAATTGAgctaaagaacaaattttaaaaaaactcgGCTTCACGAAGAAcacttcttcttcattcttaccTATAACAAACCtgtcggaaaaacaaaaaaaaaacaaaaaaattttgaCATACGTAGAAGCATACCCACAAAATAAGATAAGAAgcaaaaaattctaaaataaaactcacaaatttattattcaacttttAATTTTTACGAGGACAAAATAACAAACTCTCTCATACAATTGCAATTTTTAGAAGAAAATTACTAACCTCTCTCAATTACAATTTTTGGATAGAAAAATTATAAACCCTCTCTTAACTACAATTATTGGacgaaaaaattgcaaattatCTCTCAACTATAATTATTGGAcaaaaaaattgcaaaccctctcaacaaactatttttgaacggaaaaataggAAACTCTCTCAATAAACTatttttgaaaggaaaaatagaggaTTCTCTCTAGACATAACTACCCAAATCTCCAATACACCCAAAAGACTATATTTTGTTGTTATGCGTAAAACTCAAACTAACCATCTCTATTTATGCTATACTCCAATTCTCTTTTCTTTCTACTACCTGATGTGAGACTTGaatgaatatattatttatttctccacacaactcacacttgtttctcaatAATCCCTCCCTCAAGTGTGAGTTCATCCACTGTGATTCCCCCTCATGATGACCCATACTAGTATCGGATTCCGGTTCGAGTAAGGGATCGACCGGCAACTTGTGTTGAAACTCTTCCTGACATGGTACCAGTTGAAGTGCTCATAATGAGATAAGGGTGTCTCTCAATGGCGGTACAAGCATGTGGATAAAAGAGTTTCCGCTTGAGGAGGATCTAATGGATAGACTCGCACTTAAGGGGGAGATTATTGAGAAACAAGTGTAAGTTGTATggagaaacaagtgtgagttcTAAGTCCTACATTGCTTAGAAAAATGGAGGTTAAGCACTTTATAAATGAGAGGACCCATAGACCTAGTTCCTTAAAGTTTTGGATGAATAGGTGGTGTCTCTCTCACTTGTTTGGGTGAGTCTTTGGCTTTTAGGTAAGTGTTTGACCCAATGTGAATGCTTCTCTCTCATGATGACCCAACACAACCCTAGAAATCAAATCAACCACGAAGAAACATGTCATTGCTGTCTTTCGTCATATTCTTCCTCCTAATCCCAAATGTCTCGGAAATCAGTTTCTAACAGTAATAGCTTATTTCGTTCATTAAGGTATGAATCAAAAGTATATTTGTTTTAACCATATCATTGTTGGTGTATCTTCTTTCTTTTCCATTGAGATATCCGGGTGCAAGGCTGCAATAAGTGTAGTCATTTTGTTTGGTTGGATGAAGAAATGAACCCTAGAACAAAAGAAGTTATCTCTCCATTACTGTAGAATTTAATAAATGTATTTAAGCCTAAActatttttaataacattttacAATATTTATGATGtatttattaatttgtaaaattaAGAGATCATTTTGACTTGATTGGTCCTTGATTTATTTATCCACTATTTGTAAAGGCACAccacataaaaaaaaacaataccaGATAAAAAAACTCAAGCAACAAAAGTCACCATCCCTACTGGAGCACATGCTAAAGCTCAAGCTATTGGGAGCACCATCAATAAAACAAATACAACTAGTAAAGTATAAAACTCACTCCAACCTCTAAACCAGATCATAAACTCTCAATCTGCTATTGATTAAGATAGATGATTGGATTATAAAGTCATTCAGATTAATTACATGAGTTCATCACTAATCTTCCAAGATACAATTTTCACGCCACAAAAATGCTCTTTTTTCCACAATTTTCACATTTATTGATGATGTAGAGTAAATAATATCATTGTATACACTCCAAATAGTCCAAACAACATAATGCCAAATCATCATAAAACCACTCCTAACTCTCTCGTTATCTCCTAACGAGAGtggattttaaaaaaatctagaaTCTCCAAGAACCATTGACCACCCAACCAGTTAAGATCACATACCATATAGTCGAAATTATATCACAATTGACAAAGAAATGGGAAAATGACTCTACATCTTCCCTACAAACATGACAATATAACTTTATTGGATCAACAATCGCCTACACTTAATCTTATTCTCTTTAGATGGAATTCTATCTTGCAGAAATTGCCAAGAGAAAACAGTCACTTTATAAAGGATCCATCTAACCAAATGATAGGAATGGTCaaatgtgagagagagagagagagagagagagagagagagagagagagagagagagagagagagattattTAGGCCAATTCGTTTCTAGAGTAATGTCACCACCACCTATTTCTATCTAAAGTAAGAGTCAAAATCAAAACTTGAAGAAGATAAAGAAAAATTAGAAATCAAAGATTACTCGTAAAAAAAAATCTCTATCATCTCAAATCCAATATTAATTCTCCCTTCCTCCAAACTCGCATTGACGTGAAATTAGTAAATAAACTATTTTCAATAACATTTTATGATTTATGTGGTATTTATAAATTTACAAAAGTAAAACATCATTTTGATTGATCCTTAATTTATTTATCCACATCTTTGTAAAGGCCCGCCGCATGAAAAAACATAACTtgtaaagagaaaaaaaaaaccagCAGATTCTTCACATCACTCATGAACATTTCACATATTGTATCTTAACTTTTATATGAATTAATCCTAATAAAAAAACACAACCTGCAAAAGCATTTAGAAATTGTTAATAAAGATCCCAATAATATTTGGTATGGCTACCTTCCTTACCTGTCCCCAAAGCCATTGGGATCAAAATAAAGTagcataagaaagaaaaaaagaccACATTTGACAGAAGACATATTAACCATAAAGGAATAGACATAACCCCAGTAACAAGCAAGCTTTATAAAAAAGCTTATCCACTAGAAACCATGTGCAAAAAGTGTCTATATGATGTAAAAGTAATAAAACCATTGCACTCAATTCCATactcttttttctttctattattagTTTCTTATTTTGTGGTACCATTCCAGCTTTGTAGACAGATCATCATCAATATTTAATTTCTACTTAACACATGTCATTTATTCTACTTTATTTTTAGGCATAAAATACTTATTTAGTGTaactttaaataatttaaaaacaaaactaaatcgGATTGGTTCTCTAGATTAGTCTGTCTTAAGAAATGTACGGTAGAGTATTGGTGCAATCGAACAAGTTTTTGGTGCGACGGTTAAGAGGATGGATTGCACTTCAACAATCAAGTCGGTGAATGAATTATAAAATAGTAGAGTAAGTTATAATTAGAGTTAATTTAGGTCTGGCGCGCGGGAGACTTTATATATAAGGAACCGTTAGAGATGTCTCATGTTTCCTGGCGTGGAGCGTGTGGGCATCGTTAGATAAATCTAATAGTGAATAATCGTAGTGGCGTGGATTGAGTGTGGGTATCAAGCTAGTGAATACACTATACCTTCAAGTTCAACACCTTATGACTTTtgactgatgactgatgacttgtTATTAGCCTCTCGCCGGTCCGATGATGTTACCAAATTTGAAAAAGCAAAgttaaaaaaattttattttaatctatattATTGTTGGATCAAGCAAGAATTTTACTTGACTTTTATACTTTATATCCAACTCTAATAATGTAACAACCTTTATATCAAACGTGCATTGGCATATATATTATATAGTTGAGTACAATTAATGTCATTGTGAAAGTTTTCTCTTTTGGAATTGGCAAGCTTAGATAGGTTTCACTGTTGGCTTGGTAAGAAATGTCTTCTCAAGAAATCATGCTATTAGGTCTCATGAAAGCAAAGTAAGTCTCTCAAATTATATAGCTTCCATCTTTTATCTCTTCAAATTGCATTTGTCTTAATTcgcaataatttttatattgttgagAATTATAGTCAAATGCAGATGATGTAGCCTCAACGTTGAGGCTACACAGACATCAAAAATCTTGATGTCGCAGTTAAAATTGCGGTCTAAACTCAGGCCGTGATTATCAACCACGAAGTTAGAATAATACAATGTTCTCTGTGTAGAGTTCAAGAATTCTAAAAAAGTTTTGAATTATCTCATGTTAACAGATAATGAGACGCAATTCAACCGAAAATCGAAGATGGATTTCTGTTAAATCATACTTGTGCGGAAATGAATTCAATTCAGTCCTTGCAGAGGAAGATTCAGCTTCATTCAAGAGTTCTGAAATCACAGTCACACAGTCTCTTCAAGAAGATTTTGCGACCGATAAAGAAGATACCAAGAGTGAAGAAACTGTTGAGAATGCAATAGATAAAAAACCAAATTCAAACCATAAATCATTGAATGAAGAAGAAGCAGCTATTATAATTCAATCAGCATATAGAAGCTTCAAGGTTAATCACTAATCATTAAATCGTAACTTcgatttttatcatgtttaagCCATGCATAAGGAATTATGTTTGTTTATGCTATGAATTTCAGTTAAGGTGTAAAAATGAAGAAATCGTAAGGTCGGAAACTCGTGAAGAGAAGCTCGATTTAGTGACGGAAAGTCCAGATAGAAAATCTATGGCTACATCAGTTGAAGTTCAAACAGGAAATTCCACTGAGGTTTTCTCAATTGAAGGAGAAAAGATTAGCATTTACAATCATATTCAGAACAGGAACAGAACAAGAGGAATAAAGCAAAAGGTATAAGTTATAACATAACACAATGTTACTTTGTGAATTAAAATTGATATATTGATATTAAATAAAAGAGTGGTTAACATTTTATcagaaaacaaaaggaaaaatatAGAAGAGTGGTTAAAAATATGTAAAGAAGATTCCTCTAGTTTTTTAAAGTTCAagtgtgatgatgatgttgttgtaaaGTTTAATCTTTCATTAGGCCACTTTTCTCATACTTATTATTTGAATTTCCAACAAAACTAAAATCAAAAATGCTTCTTAAACGTGCAAGACGGACTAACGTATAGGGGCCAAAATATTTGTTCCATAATTAAATAGAGTTCATATTTGTTTTGTCACAGTTGAACCGTGACTAATCTACACCGAATCTCACAAAACTTAAGACGGCTTTGGCTTTGCCAAAAGTCAAATATCTTTTGCATAAGACATTTTTAAAGCTAGAGACGAGCTCAATATGAGAGAATAAAGAGTAGTTTAAGAAATCGTACATAACTCGTGTGTCAAATTTTAGACGACTTATAATATGAAACGGAAGAAGTTCTAAGCTATATTGAAATTTTTCAGGAAGATTGGGATGACAGCACTGTGAGTAGCAATGTTTCGAAACTGAGAATGCAGAACAGAATGGAGGCAACAACAAGAAGAGAAAGAGCATTGGCTTATGCTTTCTCACAACAGGTAATAAACAAAAACCATTGATAAGTGTTGAAGAAATAAGcgcttaattaagttgtttatccgTATTGTTGCAGCTACGAATATGTTCTAAGAGAAAATTAGCAAAACATAACAGCATGGATCAAAATGTGAGCTGGAGTTGGCTTGAAAGATGGATGGCAACTCGAAGTCAAGACACTGCATCGGTCGAGAGCCATGCTATGAATCAGTATGAAAATTTCACTAATGATCACAAAATCACTATAAAGACGAGGTTTTTAGATGGTTCTGGTGGCGAAGAAAAGGAGAGTTGTGGATCGAATGAAGTGCCGATTCATTATGATAATTATTCGATAAGTTCACATGAAGAAAAAGTTAGCAACTTCAAATTATCAACTACAAAGACAAATTTCAAAGCTAGGAGAACTGTGTCCAGGAGGAAAACTGTACCAAGTTATCAATTTCATGATGAGCATTCAAAGGTTAGAATTTCTTCATTAATATGAAGTACAAACACCAGAAATACGACACTGACATTGACACATTGATATTGATAATAATtcgaaaaaagtaaataaattaaacgtaTTCATAAGTGTTAGTAACGGTTTCAGAGACTAACACATTTTTTTCCAGAGGTGTCGCTGCCACATAAACATAGTACATtttataaatatgatttttatgatgTTGCAGGTAAGCATCAAAGATGGTTCAAACAATGCTAGTAAAGATATTAAGCCAAAACTAAAGCAAGATGGAAGCAAAACAGAAATGAGTCAAATGACAATTAGCACTTCCAAAACTTCTAATGAATGACTTATTGTAATTAACCTACAAAATAAAGTCAACTAATAATGTGTCTTATAGTATTGACTAAGAAGATGAACAAAAATGATATTTAGCACCCTCAGAGGTTTATAATGAGTGACTTCAAAGTTGTTACATTAGTATGTGTTAAATAAATTTAACTAGTGTGTCTAATATTGAGATTTAATTAGTGGTTGCATTTTCATTTAGGTTCTAATTCTATCATTCTGTttgtataactttttttttttacaactgTTTGTATAACTTGTATTCAGTACAGTATATAATATTAAGTGCATGGAATGAGATGGTGGTTCTGATGATTTGCTTTTCATATATAGTTGGTTGTTCAGTTACTTAAAATTGTTAGATAACTTGCATTGCAAGTAACAGAGTTGGTTAAGTATTTGTTCACTATTTCTAAGGCATATACCACATGAAGTCGGGAGCAAGATGGATGATAAGGCTCAACCAATGGTGATGATAGATTATCCTTTAAATGTTGCATACAAAGTCTTTGATAAAATCCTATTTGTTATTCAAGAGAAATTAAACTTCTAGTAGTTTatcatatcatactaaattataatcctagaaCTTCTTCCCACCAAAactcttttattataattaattaataaataattaatcatactaaattataattttaaaacttaattaattaattaaataataaaaagtaaaCCCCACTACTTCATTTCAattaaaaagtgattaaaattaaCCAACTACCTTGAAACAATATGGGTCATGAAACCATTCCCCACTCACTCCATTAACTTTCAATACACCTCTTAAGAAAAAACAACTTCCATTAACTCTCTTATTTATACCCtataatttcatttttcaatCTAAATAGATCActtctttttccttcttattatttagtattataaTACTCtttaatttgttgttgttgttcttgctgCACCATGTATAAGCATGACATGACATGAACGAAGGAATTGCAtatgaaatcaaaatattatttttaatttttttatttaatcaatttaatatgtttttaattattttcaattgtttgtatttttttcttatgttatttctattttatggtttttttctctcattttttaaatttttttgtaaatatatattgTTATTGACCATATATTTTTATTGGGTCATAGATCAAATATGGattgaaataatttaaaattattaaaatgataaaaagaagaacaacaaattgaattattaaaaatatgatttattATGATAACAAATAACGCAAATTATTAAAACTATTACAAAtcataatttattatgatatactacctataatatctacatttttttaaatcattggttgtttattagtataTAGCtttttttatactaataataacaaCGGAaatacactacaagaaaaacaCTCCCTAGCCACGTGAAGTTGTGACGTGATTATCTCGTGGGTAAAAAAAGttagttgcgacgtgataatcacgtcactaatttttttaatattaaaataatatacataACGTAAACATTGTGGGTGTCagaactttatttttatttaaaaaaaattgcggCGTGGGAATCACCTCGCaaccataaaattaaaataaaaaattgaaaaggcaATGATGTTCACATGGGGggagtttgaaaattttcaaaattttagttgTGACGTGGGATTCACGTCGCAAAAATTTAAGAGGGAAATGGTCTGACTTGAGTAGGTGAGAGAAACAGCTTTTGCAGGTGAGAGAATATTAATTATGATTGTTGGGATGGTTGCGACGTGAATATCACGTGGCAAAGTTAAGACGTGAATTTCACAACACGTTTCACTTTCCCCATAAGCCATTCGTTCCCATtttttctcctcttctcttcttctcttccaaTCTCATACCCACCATATCTATAGATTCAAATCTAAAAAAATTTTCTCACAAATTTCTTCCAAATCTTGTATCAAAGGTAAATTACATCAATTAATTTTTATCATTTCGTTTTTATAATTGCAACAATTAATATTTCTGTttgttaatttagttttttttaaaggtttttgaagagaagaagattgaagaaaaagaaggttgaagaagaagaaggttgaaggagattgaagaagaggtatttttgtaattctttaaataaattttaatagaataattgaaatttttgtttaaatattatattttgttttgttataaattaatttaaaacgaaattatatatattttttattatatattttgtaaaaagaatatattataaaaaaaaagaatttgattttgatacaCTTTTTATTTACTATGCAAGAATAGAATTTACTaagtaacaatagaaattgatactctttttaaaaaaaattgttttgaaaaatgtGGTCTTATTATTTACTAAGTAAGAAAAGAATTtgatactttttttaaaaaatacaatttgATTTTCTGAGtgataatttaatatattatcaAATGTGACAAAAACTGCATTAACTTGAACCACAAAAAATGACAGTATATATGTCAACTGCATTAACTCctgataattttaatttttaaaattaaatttatttacttataaaaaattaAGTTTGTATCAAACATGACATTATTAATAATTAGTATGTGATCATGACATTAAATAATATActaataaaaaaagattttaccaataaaaacacatttatattttatttactggGTTCAGTTTAAATGGTTTCACTTAAATGTGCATATATTATTCTTTTTACTTTAGATCTACAAGAAAATCAAAGCTTTATAATAATCGTTTTTTCGTTGCATACATAACTTTTTTAGAGAGTAATTATCATCcaaaaataatagaataaaatgaGAAATGAATTTTCTTCAGTTAATTGGAGGTCTGAAATTGAATTAAATGTTgagattattaatttaatttatatattttaatttaattaaatgttgaattaaattgaattaaatgttgagtatttattttaattaatttaatttatatattttagtatatttagattattaatttaatttatatacaatttattaattgggtttcaaaaattattttaaaaaaaaaaaattagtgacgtgatttacatgtcactaaaTAGTGACAtgggaatcacgtcgcaactcaTCAATTAACTACAattattagtgacgtgattttcacttcactaattagtgacataaATATCACGTGGCAAATAAAGCTGCTTTTCTGAACACCATCTGCTGCGTCTGCTTTGAGTTAAATGTTGAGAATCTCTATGCAAAATCATAGATTAAATGTAGTAAAATTAATAGagtaaaacatatttaaaatatatattttaaatatgttttactCTATTAATTTTACTACATTTAAtctatgatttattttattttttaaattttgttgaaaatatatattgttaAATTGTACGttctattattattagtattataatACTCtttaatttgttgttgttgttgctacatCATGTATAGGCATGACATGGACGAAGGAATTGCAtatgaaatcaaaatattatttttttaatttttttatttaatcaatttaatatgtttttaattattttcaatcgtttgtatttttttcttatattatttctattttatggtttttttctctcatt includes these proteins:
- the LOC131617700 gene encoding protein IQ-DOMAIN 33-like; amino-acid sequence: MRRNSTENRRWISVKSYLCGNEFNSVLAEEDSASFKSSEITVTQSLQEDFATDKEDTKSEETVENAIDKKPNSNHKSLNEEEAAIIIQSAYRSFKLRCKNEEIVRSETREEKLDLVTESPDRKSMATSVEVQTGNSTEVFSIEGEKISIYNHIQNRNRTRGIKQKEDWDDSTVSSNVSKLRMQNRMEATTRRERALAYAFSQQLRICSKRKLAKHNSMDQNVSWSWLERWMATRSQDTASVESHAMNQYENFTNDHKITIKTRFLDGSGGEEKESCGSNEVPIHYDNYSISSHEEKVSNFKLSTTKTNFKARRTVSRRKTVPSYQFHDEHSKVSIKDGSNNASKDIKPKLKQDGSKTEMSQMTISTSKTSNE